A single window of Aspergillus flavus chromosome 4, complete sequence DNA harbors:
- a CDS encoding fungal-specific transcription factor domain-containing protein, translated as MLLDTMVGQDPATSPRTEDLASISEVPGDMSAPSTKENTKKAETNGQTTTPQNNIPPPKTDKPRPHVCTTCGRSFARLEHLKRHERSHTKEKPFECPDCSRCFARRDLLLRHQQKLHMTTTPSSRPRNARRESTGAAGTGTNRVRKNSIVNASSNMRPRANTISHIDGASLGLPNATHPSPAAPTHGHAYHPSLGSAPVGSNLDYRGFSSAHPPVNGLTKLETHGLPMDLSGGLRTAPVYGSFDVSLGDMFMGHSTINPAQLHFGGSPQGYGNDSPSSPYTQGAHQMPPTDPMMEDDFSFDWMNGFDPSMQMGKGNESVIDESSPSAMSTGSQSGISEAMMDGGHRYSVSSASWHNPFPPHTGPPSNQFIDYTSPTFNDLGIPPETVSPKSLMAQNPFAESYATPPSMTSVGQPMVGGHSQSMLSSSMATNGDSPNPFNLPFANSALRTHHSSSSTDTFTDSTRQALLASMAQPTGFNHRKYSQPASGMLHCRDLFLRSSSFNSSSPLPSTSDMQRYISAYITYFHPHMPFLHIPTLDFQAPEYTNNLRTPSGHLNLSSTGVAGGGGCLILSMAAIGALYEYDTAASKDLFEAAKKMIQLYLEERRKADMSAAFSRANSARDNSVHNTPLWLVQAMLLNVIYGHTCGDKTSADIASTHCAALVSLARAAELTHHLDARDLPQDYLKAGLGSRDSSQDASPDPETWASSMGPPRERKDWLDWKIVEERKRTLYAIFTLSCFLVSAYNHAPALTNSEIRLDLPCEEDLWAAESPQAWRKKGGPLASQKGLSFPSALTTLLTASQREQSQSQTPTSNNTTSEDSSNNDLKPSTFGCLVLIYALHNYIWETRQRHMGRQWTARETDAMQAHIEPALRAWQAAWASNPVHSLERPNPFGAGPLSADSIPLLDLAYVRLFVNLGRCKEAFWQRDWNAMSDELARGTDIVNHVEEIPPDVLDPSITESVFHMDNRRDSVADLGVADLAISKTPTQEHPMQTLMGVHRPGQSKRERHLRKAAFYAADSISMSDRLGNTFAEFTCRDLPIQCAMCTFDCAQVLAEWITTVQERVGPYLGLLGRDEVDLVQASRVMLLEEEDCKLLEKIKEILASVETKMQAEVQTSATVSTLSVLQRLPSVVEGGYGCKILIATASLLDRAAVWPVTKLMARSLEAQAMRLKERAENSAMRTD; from the exons ATGTTATTAGATACAATGGTGGGTCAAGACCCGGCCACTAGCCCCAGAACCGAAGATCTAGCGAGTATTAGTGAGGTTCCCGGAGATATGTCTG CGCCGTCGACCAAGGAAAACACAAAGAAGGCCGAAACAAACGGCCAGACCACGACGCCGCAGAACAACATCCCGCCACCCAAGACCGATAAGCCTCGACCTCATGTCTGTACAACGTGCGGTCGTTCATTTGCCCGGCTGGAACATCTGAAACGACATGAGCGCTCGCATACTAAAGAGAAGCCCTTTGAGTGCCCGGACTGTTCGCGCTGCTTTGCTCGTCGTGATCTGCTCCTGAGACATCAGCAAAAGCTACATATGACCACCACCCCGTCGTCGCGACCCAGAAATGCCCGGAGAGAAAGCACGGGAGCCGCGGGGACGGGGACGAACAGGGTGCGCAAGAACTCCATCGTCAATGCGTCCAGCAACATGCGCCCCAGAGCCAATACCATTAGCCATATTGATGGCGCTTCTCTGGGACTGCCCAATGCCACCCACCCCTCGCCAGCGGCACCCACCCACGGCCATGCCTACCATCCGAGTCTAGGCTCAGCACCGGTGGGGTCCAATCTGGATTATCGCGGGTTCAGCTCCGCCCATCCCCCGGTGAATGGTCTGACGAAGTTGGAAACCCATGGACTACCGATGGATCTTTCCGGTGGGTTGCGTACGGCCCCGGTATATGGTAGCTTCGATGTCAGCCTGGGAGATATGTTCATGGGTCACAGTACCATCAACCCCGCCCAATTACACTTTGGCGGTTCGCCCCAAGGGTACGGAAACGATTCGCCTTCCTCACCATACACCCAGGGTGCCCATCAGATGCCGCCCACAGATCCTATGATGGAGGATGACTTCAGCTTTGATTGGATGAACGGATTCGATCCATCCATGCAGATGGGGAAAGGTAACGAGTCGGTAATTGACGAATCATCGCCCTCGGCGATGAGCACTGGCAGCCAGAGTGGCATCAGTGAAGCCATGATGGACGGAGGGCACCGCTACTCCGTGTCATCAGCGAGCTGGCACAACCCGTTTCCACCCCACACTGGACCGCCGTCCAACCAATTCATTGACTACACATCTCCCACTTTTAATGATCTAGGAATTCCCCCGGAAACTGTTTCACCCAAGTCTCTGATGGCGCAAAACCCGTTTGCTGAAAGCTATGCCACCCCTCCCTCCATGACCTCGGTGGGCCAGCCCATGGTAGGGGGACATTCGCAGAGTATGTTATCATCCTCTATGGCAACCAACGGAGACTCTCCTAATCCTTTCAACCTACCTTTCGCGAATAGTGCCCTACGAACTCACCATTCCTCAAGTTCAACCGATACCTTTACAGACTCCACCCGACAGGCTTTACTAGCCAGCATGGCCCAACCCACCGGTTTCAACCACCGCAAATATTCTCAGCCAGCTAGCGGCATGCTTCACTGCCGTGACCTCTTTTTGCgctcttccagcttcaacagTTCCAGCCCGCTGCCCAGCACTTCCGATATGCAGCGTTATATCTCAGCTTACATCACCTATTTCCACCCGCACATGCCCTTTCTCCATATCCCGACCCTCGATTTCCAAGCCCCCGAGTACACGAATAATCTACGAACCCCCAGCGGCCATCTCAATCTAAGTTCGACTGGTGTTGCCGGCGGTGGTGGCTGTTTGATCCTCTCCATGGCAGCCATCGGTGCGCTCTACGAATACGACACCGCGGCCTCCAAAGACCTCTTCGAAGCCGCTAAAAAGATGATCCAGCTTTACCTAGAAGAACGTCGGAAAGCAGACATGTCCGCCGCTTTTAGCCGGGCCAATTCTGCCCGCGACAACTCGGTCCACAACACTCCACTCTGGTTGGTGCAGGCGATGCTTTTGAACGTCATTTACGGCCATACCTGCGGCGACAAGACCTCCGCTGACATCGCGAGTACGCACTGTGCAGCCTTAGTCAGCCTTGCTCGAGCCGCAGAGTTGACGCATCATCTAGATGCGAGAGATCTGCCTCAGGATTATCTCAAAGCCGGGCTTGGTAGTAGAGATAGTTCTCAAGACGCCAGTCCAGATCCTGAGACCTGGGCCTCCTCCATGGGCCCACCGAGGGAGCGAAAGGATTGGTTGGATTGGAAAATAGTCGAGGAACGGAAGCGTACTCTTTATGCCATCTTCACTCTCTCCTGCTTCCTTGTGTCCGCTTACAACCATGCTCCTGCGTTGACCAATTCTGAAATTCGCCTGGACCTTCCATGCGAGGAGGATCTCTGGGCAGCAGAGTCGCCTCAAgcgtggagaaagaagggcGGGCCCCTTGCATCCCAAAAGGGCCTGTCCTTTCCTTCGGCTCTGACGACGCTTTTGACCGCCAGCCAACGGGAGCAAAGTCAATCGCAGACACCAACCAGCAACAATACTACATCGGAAGATTCTTCAAACAACGATCTAAAGCCCAGCACGTTTGGCTGCCTCGTGCTGATCTACGCTCTCCATAACTACATTTGGGAGACTCGTCAGCGACACATGGGCCGACAGTGGACCGCCCGGGAAACCGATGCCATGCAAGCACACATTGAGCCAGCTTTACGGGCGTGGCAGGCTGCTTGGGCGAGCAACCCTGTCCACAGTTTGGAGCGGCCGAATCCATTTGGGGCAGGTCCTCTTTCGGCAGATAGTATACCATTGCTAGACCTGGCTTACGTTCGACTGTTCGTTAATCTAGGTCGCTGCAAAGAAGCCTTCTGGCAACGTGATTGGAATGCCATGTCGGACGAGCTCGCGCGAGGGACTGACATCGTCAATCACGTGGAAGAGATTCCTCCGGATGTGTTGGATCCGTCGATCACGGAAAGCGTCTTTCACATGGACAACCGTCGTGATTCAGTGGCAGACCTTGGGGTAGCTGACCTTGCCATATCCAAAACTCCTACGCAAGAGCATCCGATGCAGACCCTGATGGGCGTACACCGTCCGGGCCAGTCAAAGCGCGAGAGGCATTTACGGAAAGCAGCTTTCTATGCAGCAGACTCAATCTCTATGTCAGACCGGCTCGGGAATACTTTCGCGGAATTTACATGCCGAGACTTGCCCATTCAATGCGCAATGTGTACTTTTGACTGCGCGCAAGTCCTTGCCGAGTGGATTACAACTGTGCAGGAGCGGGTGGGCCCCTACTTGGGGCTGCTAGGGCGGGACGAAGTTGACCTGGTCCAAGCTTCGAGGGTCATGTTGctagaggaggaggattgtAAGCtcctggagaagatcaaggagATACTCGCCAGTGTTGAAACCAAGATGCAAGCGGAGGTACAAACCAGTGCGACTGTATCTACCCTGAGCGTCTTACAACGGCTGCCTAGCGTTGTGGAAGGGGGATATGGTTGCAAGATTCTGATTGCCACGGCAAGCCTTTTGGACAGGGCTGCTGTCTGGCCAG TCACGAAGCTCATGGCTCGATCTCTCGAAGCGCAAGCTATGCGACTGAAGGAGCGCGCTGAAAATTCGGCCATGAGAACGGATTAA
- a CDS encoding GPI anchored protein has product MRPSTLAAGTIASLATLIQAFTHPGLLHTNTDFERIKTKVHSNTEPQLTGWYKLTNSSFANPSYTPRPQETIYRGKDGTHAENYPNLYKDIAAAYALAIEWKVTDDKTYADAAVSVLDAWATTLKSISGNSDKFLASGIYGYEFANAAEIMRDYDGWEESKFAAFKDMMVSVFYPMNHDFFVRHNDAKIDHYWANWDLCNLASMLSIGVLADNETMFQEAVDYFKNGTGNGAIEKMVWKLYDVDGQVLGQGQEAGRDQGHAMLDFGLLGAIAQAAFNQGEDLFAYGDNRILAGAEYAAKYNLGKDVPYTTYQNSDVTQTVISENSRGDVRPIWELLYNHYGVLKKLNATWTKQYRDMVVEKGEGAEGGGGYYGSTSGGFDQLGYGTLLYSL; this is encoded by the exons ATGCGTCCCTCAACCCTTGCAGCAGGGACAATCGCGTCCCTAGCAACCCTCATCCAAGCCTTCACCCACCCAGGTCTCCTCCACACAAACACCGACTTCGAACGCATAAAAACCAAAGTCCACTCCAACACCGAACCCCAGCTAACAGGCTGGTACAAACTAACCAACAGCTCCTTCGCAAACCCCAGCTACACGCCCCGCCCCCAAGAAACCATCTACCGGGGCAAAGACGGCACGCACGCCGAGAACTACCCAAACCTGTACAAAGACATCGCAGCCGCCTACGCCCTAGCCATCGAATGGAAAGTCACCGACGACAAAACCTACGCCGACGCAGCCGTCTCCGTCCTCGACGCCTGGGCCACAACCCTAAAGAGCATCTCGGGGAACTCGGACAAGTTCCTCGCCTCGGGCATCTACGGGTATGAGTTCGCCAATGCGGCTGAGATCATGCGTGATTACGATGGCTGGGAGGAGAGCAAGTTTGCTGCCTTTAAGGATATGATGGTCTCTGTGTTCTATCCCATGAATCATGATTTCTTTGTCCGGCATAATGATGCCAAGATTGATCATTATTGGGCTAATTGGGATCTGTGTAACCTCGCTTCTATGCTCTCGATTGGTGTGCTCGCGGATAACGAGACGATGTTTCAGGAGGCGGTGGATTATTTCAAGAATGGGACTGGTAATGGTGCTATTGAGAAGATGGTTTGGAAGTTGTATGATGTTGACGGTCAGGTTTTGGGTCAGGGGCAAGAGGCCGGGAGGGATCAGGGTCATGCTATGCTGGATTTCGGACTCTTGGGCGCTATTGCTCAGGCGGCGTTTAATCAGGGGGAGGATTTGTTTGCTTATGGTGATAATCGCATTTTGGCGGG AGCTGAATACGCAGCCAAGTATAACCTCGGCAAAGATGTTCCCTATACGACGTACCAGAATAGCGACGTGACGCAGACAGTCATCAGTGAGAATTCTCGTGGCGATGTGCGTCCTATCTGGGAGCTGCTTTATAATCACTATGGAGTACTCAAGAAGCTGAATGCGACTTGGACGAAGCAGTATCGGGATATGGTGGTTGAGAAGGGCGAGGGTGCtgagggtggtggtggttatTATGGGAGTACCAGTGGTGGGTTTGATCAGTTGGGGTATGGGACTTTGCTTTATAGTCTTTAG